The sequence below is a genomic window from Nicotiana tomentosiformis chromosome 6, ASM39032v3, whole genome shotgun sequence.
GGAATATGTTAACACCACTGTTCCTCTGCTCACATTAGGACTGGACAAGCGGAGTTGGGATTGTATCTTGGGTGCCCAACATTAGGAAACACAGCAATAGGAATGGATCTAGTAGCAAtaatatgaaaaagaaaaaaagattggACCTAACTCAACCCAAAAGACTAGCACATGAGGTGAATATTGCCCAAGACCATATAAAAGAGACAACAACCCATTCCCTCAACCAACGTGGATACTTTAACACTGATTTTCAACATTTATTTCTACACATTGCATTCTTTGTTACTAAACCTACATGCACCAGAATCACCAAATGGGTACAGCAAATGCATTCTCAGACCTTTTAAAGAAAAAGTATGACTAGATTTATACTTCAGTGGCATATATAGTAAAAGCTCATCGGGCCAATAGTCGTTCGTGGATATATTAAAGCAAATAGTGTGTAAGATGCAACACGATCATTTAAAGCACATTGACAGAAAGCTAGACAAGCCACTGTTGAAAAAGAATGCACGGATATAGTCAAGAAAATCAAGTGTAAGCTCAGAAAATAATTAATCAACCAACACTGGAAACAAAAGAAGATGAAGATTGAAAAGATTCTATAAAGCACAGAAAAACCACTCTTATAGTTGGGGAAAAAATGAACATctatagtaaaaaaaaaatcaagcttTTTTCCTCAAATGGCTAGATCAATGAAAAAAATCAAGCttgagattaaaaaaaaaaaaaagagacgaACTTCGAAAAGATTCTACAAAAGCACAAGGATGTACAATCATACCATGTTAGAATGAAGAAAATTCGACAGATTCAGTAGTAGTGCAGCTCGCTCTATCAAAATAGCCAAGTACATCACGGGGTGTGTCTTTGGTCCGTAGAAATCCATGGATTTTTGCCAGTTCCTCTCTGCCAAAGAAGCATATTGCTTTACTCTATGAAGAAAGCTATTTCCGCCCTTGGAAGAACTGTTTTCCTGGTCTTGCTCCAAAAATTTCAGGCAGCAATCCCTTTGGTAGCAAGCCAGCTGAAAGTATGCATACACAGCCTCCTGTTTCCGTAACTCACCCAGCGACTCATAGACAGATAAAGCCTCTCTAATGGCATCATTAGCTGAAATCTCATGCTTTCTACGGTCTCTCTTAGGTTTACTAACACAGGAGCTGAAAGAATCCTCAAGGACACAGTTCTCGTAAACCTCAGCTAATGTATCTTCTCTGGCCAGTAGCATCCCAAGCCTTAGATATGTATGAGCAAACTGAGTATATACTTCATTTCTCAAGTTGCTTGAATCCAAATCTGATTCTTCAGTAACATTATTTACGACCGTTTTTGCTGCTCCATAGAACTTCAAAGATTCCCTGTATTCCTGCTTGGCAGCTTGGAGTACTTGCCTGTATGCATCATGAAGGATAGCATGTCCCTTGAGATTTTCAATCTTTGCTACCATCTCTTCTGCTAGTGCTCTCCTGCCATGACCTAAATTGCAGTTTATCAATATAATGTTGGTGTGGTCAGCTACTTCTTTAAATGCATTGATTGCATCAGCAAAAGCAACTTCAGCTTTATCTAGCTCTTTTCTTTCCAGCCTCTTACGGCCTAACTCGTTACATACCCATCCTTTCTTTTTAAGTAAAGATTGTAAGTCTGCTGAATTAGTAAGATGTCCCACCATTGCATTTCTGGCTTCTTCATAACAGTTCAAGGCAACAGAGAGATTGAAATCAGCATCTCCAACTACAGTACCTCTAATGTATTTAAATATACCCCCAATTTTCCGGTCAGTTTCTTCTTTTGATGTTTCCGAACATGTATGCACTGAAGTACCTTCAATTTTCACTCCCACAGCACCATCATTGTTATAACAGTCGGTAGCTCCTGATTTTTTTGCCTGTGAAATATCTGTCGATTTATCAGAGATTTCCATTCCGGTAATATTTGTATTTTGCATCCTCAGCTTACTCTCAGATGTGCTGCTTTCGCCCTTTTGATGAATCTTCACAGAACATCCAGAATGTGCAATGGAGTTTGCTTTGGTATGTgattttttgttcttctttctgCCATAACTTTTTGAACGTGAATCTCCACTACTACTGCTAGCACTGCTGCCACTGCTGGCCCTATCACTCTGGCAGCTGCAATTTAACAAAGAACATGAGCTGCAGTTTTGAATAGACTGTCCAAGCTTCTTCTTGAGCCTTTCAACCTCCCTCAAAACTTCAGATGACATCTTTAACCCTTTAGATAAAGATTTTTGCTCTGATTGCATTGGCATCTTATCACCATCTGTCAAATGGAATTTAACATACAAGTCCCCAACTAGTGTCCAAGCCTTAGCCCAGAAGAGGTAACCGTCAGATAATTGATCATACGTGAAACAATCATCACATAGTGAGGACCCAGGTTTTTCACTTTTATCATCAATTTCAACTTCGGTTGATGAACACAAGACCATGGAAGAAACAAATTTTGAGTCTTCCCGATGTTGAGGCATTGATCCATAAACCAGACATGCCAACTCTATCACCTTCAAGGCTTGACCCAATTGTCCATCTTCTTTATAAGCTTGTCCAAGAGCCAAGTACGATTCTCCAAGCAATAGAACTAGTTTCCACAACTTATCATCTAATTTTGAAGTTGGAAGCCATTCCCGAATGTCACAAACTTCAATACAGTCAGCATCCCCACATGCACAAACAGAGAAACTCGGTGCTGAAGACGGTTCATCCTGCTTTTTGCCACTGTTCTGCAGATCCATTTTGTTGCTTTGCATTTGACGTTTCCATCTAAGGGACTTAATAGCTTGAGAAACATGATGTATAGCAGCCAATTTAGTGGAGATTAGATCAGCAACAGTTTGAACCTTAGGTGACATTTTTGATAAATCACTTGCTGCAAAGCTTTTCTCTCTGCTATCTGGTGCATCTTCAAGACTGACTGTATTTCTTCCCATTGGCGCTGTAATTGCTCTTGGCAAAGATATAAGCACATCAGATGTTACCCCCACAGGATCATCAGATTCAATAGCTGGCAATGTTTCAACACTGTTATCTGGTTCAACTTTAGGAACAAGGGAATCATGGGCACCTGATACCGAAACTGCAATCAAAGATTCAACTGGTTCTTCTTCAGCATCAGCACCTGTGACTTCAGACTCCCTATGAAGTGCTTCAGATGACAAATCTAACTCTTCATCATACGTCAGAAGGAGTCTTGCAAATTGTTCATGAGCACATGCACGTACAACCTATTTGCCATAATTTCATGTTATCAGTTGTCTATTCTACAATATAGAAGAAACAGAGAGCTTATGTTTTGGTGAAGTGCCTTTTACCCAATGTAGTAAAAGATAGAGTTGTAACCAAAATATGTTTCTTAAAAACCTAGCTTTTCACCACCTTTGCTGCCAGCAAGGAAGCTCAGATATGCAATTTGAAGCTAATTTCTTTAAATTTAGAAGGCTAAAGTACTATGGTGAAGCAAGCAAGGAAGCAACTTACTCTCCACTGTCCTCTCAACACTGAATATTTATAAAAGCAGAAAAAAAGAAAGCTGCCAAACCCATCATATGTATGATACAATATGCACGGGTTCCAGTTAGTTTTTCCTTCTGTTTTACTTTCATGAACTTTGAGAAGAGAAACTGAGATGAGTTATTTCCTGCATGGTTTACATTTTACAACAGGTGGTTGTTCTTGTCCTTTAAAACCACATTACAAGTAAAAAATCAAGTCAGAATTGCAGGTCATTTCTCCAGAGTACTTGGCAAAGATGGAATATGGAAAGGTCCATTAAACTATAGAGAGGCACCTTTTTGCTAAGGACAAGTAGTAAAGTTCAAGACTCAAAAATAACACCGGCTTTTAACATTTTCTTGTTTACGCAAGGAGATAATGAAAATAGACTAGACACATTTTGCTAATACTATTGAGACAACATACCAGATGATCAGGCTCGTCCAAAAAATCAAGACATTTTCTGAAGAAACTCGCACATCTAGACTTGTTTTCAGGAGACTGCAGTTAAAAAATTGCAGTATTAGCAACAGCTAATCAGAGGGTATTGCAGTTATACTAATTAACACAGTAAGATCCCAGACCATTGAAAGTGAAAGCCTGTGAGCAATCCGGTACAATATCATCCCCAGTGAAAGTAAgggatcacttctccctctattTATTAGAGATGGCACAGAGCTAGAACTATCATCAGTGTCATCGACAGGTCTGTTTTGAGGTATGACAGATAGATCAAAGAGTTGGATAGCATCTTCTCCCGCACTTTTGTATAGCTACAGAAAAAAATGTAATGCCAATTAACGCGACAATGAACAATAAAGAGCTAAAATACAGTATATCACAAATAAGCAGCACAATACCCAATATGCACCAGGATCTTGCTTGCAGTTCTCCTGCAAGAATCTCAATACTGAAAGCCCGTTTTGCTGAACAACATTTGGATGAAAAGCAGGAGTACCATCCTCAGATATGCCCTTTAGGAGAAATATATCATCTGTTTTTAGGAGTTCATAACCCTGAACAACACCATCTTGATGATAACATATGGCCAACTCAGGAACACTTGCCATGACATTATCTAGCCATGCATCTAGCCATGTTAAAGGAGTGACCTGTCAAAATGCACAGATTGCGGTTAGACACGTTGACAAGGATATGAGAGTGGAGAAAGTTAGTTACTGTTTACCTGTCGTGAAACATCCCACAAGTGCAAGCTAACTGCAACATATTTGTCATTGCTGAAGATGAGTAAATCACTTCCTAGAAGCATACGGAAATGGTGAAACTGCCAAAATAGAACCCTTCGGAATCCATCATTACTAGCTCTTCTATACTTTTCAGACTCTTGCACTGAGTACCTCGACTTTTCTTTTACTTGTGAAACCTTGTTTCCAGAGCCCTGATCCTTAGTTTTCCTGTTCTTTTTACCCCAAAAACAATCACCCTTTTTGAGCTTGTTATATGTGCACCGCGGGTTAGATTGTTCTTCCTGGGTAGAGGTTCCACTTTGCTCATAGGAAGTGCTATGCTGAATCGGGTGATCAGAAGACTCAGGTGAACTTTCTCTTGATTCAAATTGCCGCTCCTTCGATGGTGTATGGGTCGGTGGACAATCACATGCCTCCATGCGAACTGAGTGCATAGCGAAATTTAGAAACAAAGACTGATCTGCACATTTTGGTGGGTTATTATTTCTTCTGATCAATTTCTCCCCCTCTTCAATGTCAGGCCTGCATTTGGCATTGCAGTTGAATCTCTTGTAAATGATATTCTCATAAAACCATAAATAGATTCTACTAGTACAGATAATAATAATTGTCAAATTGTACACCAACATCAAGAAAAGTTTCACCCTCCATAAGAAGTTTACCTAAACTGTTCTTGAAACAGAACTACTAGTCCATCCTAAACTATAATAGACTTGCTAAGGACCCTCGAACAATTTTATATCTTTTTTTCTTACGAATaccaaaatatttatttgttggcttTATCCATTGTTTATTTCACATAGCTTACACCATCTCTTCGCAATTTGTTTCAACCCATTTTACTGGATGTGTATTGGTTTTGCCTTTAGAGTTAGCGTGAACTGTTTGTCTTGTAGAGAGCGCATGTAGATCATATATTGACTTTGATTTTTGAGGAAAGatatagagcccgtttggacataagaaaatttttcttttttcaaaattatttttgaaaacaATGTTTGGTTATCAAAATCTTACAATTTTTCCAATCTCActtgaaaatgcattttcaaatttgaaaaactgGTGAGAACCAGTTTTTCAATTGAAAATGGGAAGGTTGCTAGTGTTTAGTTGCAAAATATATTGAAAAAAAGACATCCAAATATATTGCAAAAATTATAACCAAGCACAACTTCATCTTCAATTCAAATTTTAGTGAAATTccaaatttgaatttttttttttgaaattcatGTCCAACCGCCTACATAGTTGTATTAGAAAGAGCAGTTGCGGGTTCCAGAAAAATTGTTCTTAGAGCATACCACAATTCAAAATTAGCATTTTAGGGAAGTACACATCCTCCATCCAAAAAGACATTTCCCCTCCTCCGATCCTTGACGAAATTGGGCAGGCTTCTTCTATATGTGCCTTTTCCTTGCTACTACCAGAGGAATACAAGACCATATCATTGCTAGCACTAGGAGTTTTAACCTCCGAAAGGGTCTCACCGTTTCCTTGGGGGTCAGCAACCTCTGAAATTAACACCCCGCTGCTATAGGAATGTCCAGAACCATCAGTAGGGTAGCATGGCGGAAGAGAGCACGGAACCCTTGGCGGCATATTAACTGAAAATACTGGTCCGACACTAACATCAATTGGGGCATGCTCAACAATCTccctagaagaagaagaagctttaAGTGTGGCCTCAGCACAGCTAAGCCCAGGAGCTGGTGAGGGGTTCATAGATCCGGGTCCATCAAAGGCGGGGTGCCGTGGATTAACAGTACCATCCTTAGCCGGTTCTGCCCCTGCAGCAGCGGCCACCGTAGAGGGGCACATGTCACTAGAGCTCGGTGAAGGAGTGCCACTGTGTGAAGCATCCTGGCCAGAGGAAGGAGGAACGACTGTTCCCATATGCTTAGGAGCCTTATGGAAGGTAGGCAGATCCTGGATGCTGCCTTGGTGGCAAATGAACTTGTAGActccagaaggaaaaatagagaacTCGGCTTACTTTGCAAGTTAGATCTTGAGAAGGCTTTCGACCATGTCAATTGGAAGTTCCTGGACTTCATTATGATGCGGATGGggtttggggaaagatggaggggATGGATAAAGTTCTGCATTTCCTCAGTCAGATTTTCTATCCTAGTTAATGGTAgcccgtgtggtttctttggcagttccaggggtctcaggcaaggtgaccccctatccccatgttattcattctagtgatggatgCTCTGAGCAAAATGATGGATCGTGCGGCGGGCGGAGGTTACATGAGAGGATTCTCAGCTCCGATTGGGGTGCTCAGTGCCCGAAGAGTCTCACATTtgctttttgcggatgacacactggttttctgtgatgccgatatggatcagttgacctacctgaagcaggtcctgcagtggtttcagttagtatcaggactcaaaatcaacatcggcaagtgtgagattttcCCGGTAGGTGAGGTTACTAATATTGATGCCTTGTCTGGTGTTCTCAGATGCAAGGTGGGCTCCCTTCCCACTACTTACCTGGGCCTCCCTTTGGGCGCTTCATATAAGGATACTACGGTTTGGAATCCAGTGATCGAGCGGGTTGAAAAAAGATTAGCAGGGTGGCAGAAACAGTATTTGTCAAAAGGAGGTAAGGAAGTGCTTATCAAAAGCACTTTATCGAGTATGCCCACCTATTACTTATCCCTGTTGCAAACACCGGtgagcatcacagaaaaactggAGCGACTTCAAAGGAACTTTCTGTGGGATGCGTcggatggaactagaaagtttcatctagtgaattggcagacAGTCACTTCCCCAAAAAAGGGGGCTGGACTTGGAGTGAAAGATCTTAGGGTATTTAACAGAGCTTTAATGGGAAAGTGGCTGTGGAGATTCGGAgtagaagagcatgctctatggagggaggtcatagtagaaaagtacgattcaacgggagggggttggaggaccaaggcgatcacaacacctttcgggtgtggcatgtggaggagtATCATGTAGAATTGGGAAGCATTCAgtggcaacatcacttacagggtgggagatggaaggagaatcagcttttggaatcataGGTGGTGTGGAGAGGATACTTTGAGGGTCTCCTCCCCTcacgtcttcagagtttcaaaccagaaggaaCTGATGGTCCAACGGATTCGCAAGGAGTATGAAGGGAGGGTAGTATGGGACCTCTCATTCAGgaggaacatgcaagattgggagattgcggagctTCAAGTATTGTTGGCATTGCTATACGGGCAAGACATGCTCCAGCCATCCTGTGACTCTTGGAGATGGGCCTTGCGTAGCGATGATTTGTTCACCGTAAAGACcttttaccagagtatgttggtgagagaggagACCAATTTTCTATACtcctcgatctggattcctagggcgcccacgaaggtgtgcttttttgcatggctagcggcAAGGGGGGTGATCTTGACTGCTGAAAATCTCCGAAAGAGGAATTACACTTGTTAGctggtgctacatgtgtaaaagctctggggaagaagttgatcaccttatgttgcattgccctgtgtcctcTGCATTGTGGAGGTcaatcctgaatctttttggtgttcaatgggtaatgccaagcactgtaaaggaaatgttatATAGCTGGGGCGGTTTTcgtagaagaagaaagcaaaaggcgtggaaattcgccccgttagctctcatgtgggtagtatggggggagagaaataggagagcttttgaggagattgagtctcctttttcacatcttaagaatagccttttatctttgatcgctttttggtgcactcatttagcccctacttgtatagaagattgggcgtcttttgtagagaatcatgttctgatgtaaattctctacgtcTTGGGTATACTTCGTGTACACAGGAgttctctcccttttgattaatacaatttaccttatcaaaaaaaaagggAAGTACACATTATTTGGCAAGAACTAAAAGGAACAATGAATACTCAACTTGAAATGGAAGGAATATATACCAACAACATTTAGAATCCAAACTtctaaaaacaattaattttgtacATATAACTATCATTTGAAAGCTTAACGAAAAAACTATTTATGCAATAATTAACTAATGGATTACTTTCAACATCACACCCTTAATCTTCAGTATCCGCTTTTATGAGCAGAATGCTTGGTCCACAGTGTTACCTCTTCCTCAGCTCAATCAGTTGCTTGGCCCTAAGATTCATCTATACTGTATGAATATATACTACTTACTGTCCATGTAGTTCCAAACACTGTATGAATATATACTCCTTACTCTCCATGTAGTTCCAAGAATACAAGGGTTTCAGATGAGAGAAAACTAGATATTTCTATTGTCTAAACAACATCATCTATCACAATTAACTTCACAACAGAATAGTTTAAAGATTATGCATCAACAATGTTAATATTGGGCCCTGGAAATTCGGTTGATTCCCAACAATTTTTtgttaataataaaaaattacatCCTTTGTCCTAAGGAGAATTGCCACttttaaaaagggaaaaaatccAACTTATAGTACTTCTTATGAAACTTTTACATCTCTAATTTCATTTTCAAAAGACAGATTCATGCTTGTCTAATTTCACCCCAAAGGTCAGAAAGTGACTGTCAAAAAGCAAAATAGTACAATTCAACTGGGGTAGAGCCATAAAGGAAGAATTAGCACTCAGAACTTCAACTAATAGAGGGACAACTGGATTGAAATTCAGAAAAGGTTTTGCATGTTAGAAGAGCACATTACCCCGTGTTTAAAACTAGAGTCTGGCCAACACGATGTACTGCAATTGATAATCGAGCCTTGGAGTATGGAATCTTAAAGATTTGCTTCAAAATATCAGTTGGGGCAATGACATCAATCTCATCTCCATACTCCACCACACCTGATACAGCAAGAGCTTCACCTTTCCTCGCTAGATTTGATGTGTGTGTGCCACTCTCCCATAGTAAATCTGCAAGGTAAAGCAGAAGTTAATACCTCTGTCACACTACAACAACGATTACATGTTAAAACTTTTATACACATAATCAAAAATTTTAAAGCAAAAAAAACAACAGTTGTGGGTTCGATATCCATTAGATTATCCAAAAGGACGAACACCATCCCATAAAACCAGGAAACCAATGATCTAATTAAAAGATGCTAACTAGCATAACAAAAAGTTAGAGGGGCACTCGTATTTGTGCAAAAGCAAATGTGACTTTTTCACGATCACAAACAATCTTCCTTTTTTTTGTGCGGCTGTTGAACAGCTCTACGCATACAAATGAAAAATAGAACATTGAACACAAGAACACCGTCCGATTCCAAAGGGATCACCAATCTCATAGTAGGCCCTTCCTAGTTCCAATTTAAAGGGAGCTGCCATCTCATTCAAACTAGATCACTGCGGGCTCCATGGGTTTCAGTTTATTAATCATAGTCTGTAAAGGTTCTGTATCTAAGCTCCTCATAGTCTTCAGACAATGAAATGATTAGTTCCCCTGCTCAAAAAGCAAGCCAAACCCCAAAGTCTTTTTCTTTTGGCATCCACAAAATAAGTATATTACTGGGAGAAAGTACATCCAAAAGAGTGACGGTAGAGTGAGGGTAGAAAGCTAAGAAAATCTATAATGCCAGCAGActtggtgaccttagccatgttgCACCAAAAATTAAGCAAACATACACATCTGTGTTTAAGATTAAGAATATTAACACTTATGTCATCAAAGATTTTAGCATTTTCTTCTTTGCTGGGATAGTCTTCCAAATTTAGTAGGACGCTCTACTTCTTTAGACATGCCCGCTTTTTCCCTTGGTAACAGAAAGTCCAGCAGAGTGCAAGGAGAAACCTATCTGATGCTCAAGGCATTAAAGAAGAAATATCAGACTTGACTAGAAATATTACAGCGGAGGAACAAATGAATGACATCCTCAGCATCTTCTTCACAGAGTGAGCGTCTATTGCAAGTGAAATGCCTCTCTTCTAAAGGTTGTTTAGGGTAAGACATTTACTGCCAAACCCCAAAGTTATAACACTAGGGCCCACGTTTCAGTCTTTCCGCCATTTTCTTACGGTTCAACAACTAAGCTCCCCCTATAGTCTTTTCTTTGGACAATTAACTATCCACTGAAACGGAGTTGTACTTCAAAGTCAAAAAGATCCCATTTAAAATAAAGGCGGGCAAACATGCACTTAAACCACCTGGCGTTCCTACCTTGGAGGCTCAAATTTTAATTCCACCCAAAGCATCGCTGAAGTGGAAAGGTCATGCAAGTTCTTtttatagattttcaaggaatacAACAATGCATCCAAGCCTGAGGAGTTCAAGCTGCAGGTGAAGAATGGAGAAAGACTGGCACTGAAACTTAACACATGGATTAACGGGTGAACAAAGTCTGGAAAGAAAATAGCTTCTGATGGGTTAAATACTCCATAGTTCTGTGAATATTTTCCTGATCTTTCCCCAGAgttcttcattttcttttcaaacaaatCTTCTTTTTGATGGTGGGGTATGTAAATCTTCTTAATGTCAGTATACGGCTTTCTAACCCTAAAACATCACCTCTGAGCAAACAGTTCAAAAAGAACGTTTGAGTGACTGTGACACTAGACTTGCAACTTGTTGCAGAAATTATACCATAATCTTCTGTTCATGAAGTCCACCTAAGTTATGTGAACTCAGATCTAAGTAATCCGATCAGTCCTTCGACTGTAATTTATTAACAGTACGAAACATATTAACAGTTAAAACAGTACAACACAAACTAAAAGAAAAAGTTACCTCTAAATGAGATAATAGAACTAACAGTCACTACCTGCACTGGTCCTTGATTGGGTGGCCATTAATGGGAGTACCTTCTCTGGAATACTTGAAAGCAGTGGCAAAGTGTTGAGATCAGTCTCGATAGGAATCATCCGATACCTTGGAGCTCTAACCCTAAAAGTTTTTAGCAAAAAAAAGAACTGAATAAAGCAATTCAAGGTAATCACCCTCTCCGACACAGAGAACACTTGGAATCCAAATTCAAATAACACCTAAATCATCACATGCACAAAACCAATTGGCTACTACCACAAAGGCTTCAAGTTTAAGATATCTCATCAATGTCATTCACAACATTCGCAACACGTGAAAAGTTCAATATCAGAAAACTGCTTCGACATTGCCAATCTCTCAAACAGAACTGAAGTTACATAATAAGTACAATACAATAACATAGACACTgccttatccaaaaaaaaaaaaaaaaaaaaaatagacacTGGTGCAACAGTAGAGTTGCTCTTATTGTAAGTTGTCAATCATGGGTTCAAGATGTGAGATCTACCTCGTTGCAGAAAGATAGATTGAATAAAAGGGCAAGGCTGTGTAGGCTATATGCCCACACTAAATCAGGGAGCACTCGGGTACACGTAAGACTTTTTAAATAATACAACTCAAAGTTAACATCACATTTTAAAGAGTTTTTAACTCAAATGCTCCCTTAAGTTAGAGGGTTACTCTATTTCCATCCTACTTATGTAATGTTTAACAAACAATCCTTCAAGTCAAAATAAAACAGGGGGCACTTTTGGTCCAGTATAACAGACCCCTAACGGATTCAATAAAAGTCAATGAGATTGACCATATATGGTCCCTTAAGTTTGGATGTTGGTCCAATGacatttttcttatattattaTACAACACAAAGAAAATAGTCTTTCACGTTTATAAAATGGGAGCACGTTACTCTAGCCAAATGGAAACCTAACCTTAAGTTAGGAGTTTAGTCCATTTCCATCCTTCTTATATAACACTGAACAAATATAATCCTctaagattattttttttttgataaggtaaattgtattaatcaaaagggagaaaaaaaCTCCCGCATACAAGAAGTATACAAAAAAGTAGTAATCCTCTAAGATTTTTAAACATGGGTTCGTTCCCCACatacgaattaaagaaaatgtggACACATTTGGTCATCTGGAAATGAAAACTTGGAAACAAAAGGAAGTGAAAGGCTGGGTACTTGGATTCGAAGTGATGATTATCAAGAGCAATGGTGAACAACTCCTTATCATAGTAAAATTCAATCTTTTTCTCTGGTATTATTCGACATTGCAGATTTTGTGTGCTTTAATCTGGTCAGTGTTTCACAAGGCAAAGGAGCAAAGTGTACCTATCAAAGGACAAGGTATGTTAGTCCCCAGGCACAATGGGCGTACTCGGTGAAATTTTAATTcaatatttttgaagaaaaaaaaactgaaacCTACAAAAATATAAAGCTTATCGAGATTCGAGAAGACTCTTTAAAAATTTCCTATCAAAAGCAAATATGCATAAATATTGAGTTAACTATCGAGGCAAATAATATTCTAAGTCACCAATTCTCAACTACAATAACATATTACACAAGTTACCCTCGAtacattaaaataaaaatattcagTCACATACATAGCCAACAATCCAAGGCATAAATCGTGCTAGGAGCATTCTTGGGGCGCATACAGGATGTAAAGCGTACATTGAGCAAATAAGCCACCCATTTAGGCATTAGCCAAATGAGATTTTAACGTCTCGTAGCCTCTTCGGGACTTTTAGAGGTCATTTGCCCCAAGACGAGTCACCAAAAAGTCCCAAGTTTTTCTTTTAAAACATTGATTATGGTATTTGTTTTCTTGTCTTTTTTACATAGTTTGTATAAGTCTACGCAAAGCAGTCTTTAGtttaacatcatataaacttttGATGAAATTTTTCTAGAGTTATAATATGTTGGACCGAA
It includes:
- the LOC104112280 gene encoding uncharacterized protein isoform X1 — translated: MEKQASSSRELQCVGRLEIARPKPVGFLCGSIPVPTDNAFHDFNASALVPSAERVRAPRYRMIPIETDLNTLPLLSSIPEKVLPLMATQSRTSAGSDYLLWESGTHTSNLARKGEALAVSGVVEYGDEIDVIAPTDILKQIFKIPYSKARLSIAVHRVGQTLVLNTGPDIEEGEKLIRRNNNPPKCADQSLFLNFAMHSVRMEACDCPPTHTPSKERQFESRESSPESSDHPIQHSTSYEQSGTSTQEEQSNPRCTYNKLKKGDCFWGKKNRKTKDQGSGNKVSQVKEKSRYSVQESEKYRRASNDGFRRVLFWQFHHFRMLLGSDLLIFSNDKYVAVSLHLWDVSRQVTPLTWLDAWLDNVMASVPELAICYHQDGVVQGYELLKTDDIFLLKGISEDGTPAFHPNVVQQNGLSVLRFLQENCKQDPGAYWLYKSAGEDAIQLFDLSVIPQNRPVDDTDDSSSSVPSLINRGRSDPLLSLGMILYRIAHRLSLSMSPENKSRCASFFRKCLDFLDEPDHLVVRACAHEQFARLLLTYDEELDLSSEALHRESEVTGADAEEEPVESLIAVSVSGAHDSLVPKVEPDNSVETLPAIESDDPVGVTSDVLISLPRAITAPMGRNTVSLEDAPDSREKSFAASDLSKMSPKVQTVADLISTKLAAIHHVSQAIKSLRWKRQMQSNKMDLQNSGKKQDEPSSAPSFSVCACGDADCIEVCDIREWLPTSKLDDKLWKLVLLLGESYLALGQAYKEDGQLGQALKVIELACLVYGSMPQHREDSKFVSSMVLCSSTEVEIDDKSEKPGSSLCDDCFTYDQLSDGYLFWAKAWTLVGDLYVKFHLTDGDKMPMQSEQKSLSKGLKMSSEVLREVERLKKKLGQSIQNCSSCSLLNCSCQSDRASSGSSASSSSGDSRSKSYGRKKNKKSHTKANSIAHSGCSVKIHQKGESSTSESKLRMQNTNITGMEISDKSTDISQAKKSGATDCYNNDGAVGVKIEGTSVHTCSETSKEETDRKIGGIFKYIRGTVVGDADFNLSVALNCYEEARNAMVGHLTNSADLQSLLKKKGWVCNELGRKRLERKELDKAEVAFADAINAFKEVADHTNIILINCNLGHGRRALAEEMVAKIENLKGHAILHDAYRQVLQAAKQEYRESLKFYGAAKTVVNNVTEESDLDSSNLRNEVYTQFAHTYLRLGMLLAREDTLAEVYENCVLEDSFSSCVSKPKRDRRKHEISANDAIREALSVYESLGELRKQEAVYAYFQLACYQRDCCLKFLEQDQENSSSKGGNSFLHRVKQYASLAERNWQKSMDFYGPKTHPVMYLAILIERAALLLNLSNFLHSNMLLESALICMLEARHVSGNTSLRNDNVEICDKYWSQLQMLLKKMLSVSLSPTTNRSSANSQHSASNKSADAGKLRELYKMSLKYTDFNQLQAMHGLWIS